Proteins encoded within one genomic window of Tamandua tetradactyla isolate mTamTet1 chromosome 11, mTamTet1.pri, whole genome shotgun sequence:
- the LOC143649348 gene encoding olfactory receptor 7A10-like, with translation MESENETRVSEFILLGLSEDTEVQPLLFSLFLIMYLVTLIGNLLIVLATISDAHLHTPMYFFLANLSFTDVCLTTTTVPKMLVNIQTETKTISYGNCLTQMYFHMVFGALDDFLLTVMAYDRYVAICHPLHYIDIMNPRLCGLLLLASWMLSVLDSLLHGLMVLQLTFCTELEISHFFCEFTQVIQLACSDTFLNELLMHFATGILGGIPLTGILFSYSNIACCILRISSSGGKFKAFSTCGSHLSVLSLFYGTAFGVYLSSAATQNTRTSTIISVMYTVVTPMLNPFIYSLRNKDINDALKIISC, from the coding sequence ATGGAATCAGAGAATGAAACACGTGTTTCAGAATTTATACTTCTGGGActctcagaagacacagaagtgcagcccctccttttttctctcttcctgatTATGTACCTGGTCACTCTCATTGGGAACCTCCTCATAGTCCTGGCCACCATCTCTGATGCCCAcctgcacacacccatgtacttcttccttgctaACCTTTCCTTTACAGATGTCTGTTTAACCACCACCACTGTCCCAAAGATGTTGGTGAATATCCAGACGGAGACCAAAACTATAAGTTATGGAAACTGCCTCACCCAGATGTACTTTCACATGGTTTTTGGAGCATTAGATGACTTCCTCTTAACTGTGATGGCTTATGACcgttatgtggccatctgtcacccactgCACTACATAGACATCATGAACCCCAGGCTCTGTGGTCTCCTGCTGCTGGCATCATGGATGTTGAGTGTTCTGGACTCTCTTTTACATGGGCTAATGGTTTTGCAATTGACTTTTTGTACAGAGTTGGAAATTTCTCACTTTTTTTGTGAATTTACTCAAGTAATCCAACTTGCATGTTCTGACACCTTCCTCAATGAACTACTGATGCATTTTGCAACTGGAATTCTGGGTGGTATTCCACTCACTGGcatccttttctcttactctaaTATTGCATGCtgtattttgagaatttcatcaAGTGGAGGCAAGTTTAAAGCATTTTCTACCTGTGGGTCTCATCTTTCAGTGTTGTCCTTGTTTTATGGAACAGCCTTTGGAGTGTATCTTAGTTCTGCAGCTACACAAAACACAAGGACAAGTACAATAATTTCTGTGATGTACACCGTTGTcactcccatgctgaacccctttaTTTACAGCCTTAGAAACAAGGACATAAACGATGCCTTGAAAATAATTTCATGCTGA